In one window of Saprospiraceae bacterium DNA:
- a CDS encoding nuclear transport factor 2 family protein produces the protein MLWMWTSCKMDAPANLSEDEHKISGMLDQWHDAAAKADFNAYFGFLAEESVFIGTDATENWNKKEFMEFAKPYFDRGKAWSFKALERNIYISSSCGLAWFDELLDTQMKICRGSGVVEKTGEEWKIRHYVLSMTIPNELVDSVVSVKATIEDSLMLKIKQDPN, from the coding sequence ATGTTATGGATGTGGACATCATGTAAGATGGATGCCCCCGCGAATTTATCTGAAGATGAGCATAAAATATCAGGAATGCTCGATCAATGGCATGATGCAGCAGCAAAAGCTGATTTTAATGCATATTTTGGTTTTCTTGCGGAGGAGTCGGTATTTATTGGCACGGATGCAACTGAGAATTGGAATAAAAAAGAGTTCATGGAATTTGCAAAACCCTATTTTGATCGGGGAAAGGCCTGGAGCTTTAAAGCACTTGAAAGAAATATTTATATTTCTTCATCTTGTGGTTTAGCCTGGTTTGACGAACTGCTCGATACACAAATGAAGATTTGCCGGGGATCCGGAGTTGTTGAAAAAACAGGGGAGGAATGGAAAATCAGGCATTACGTACTTTCGATGACGATTCCGAATGAATTAGTGGATTCGGTGGTCAGCGTGAAAGCAACCATTGAAGATTCCTTAATGCTAAAAATCAAACAAGATCCCAATTGA